From Vibrio crassostreae, one genomic window encodes:
- the rimJ gene encoding ribosomal protein S5-alanine N-acetyltransferase, translated as MEDLSTPERIYKHDGNLILRTAEIDDAGMISEYFQVNREYLKPWEPIREDAFFDRASWAQRLIKLNELHKMGLGYYCLLINADSNEMLGTISFSNLSRFPFYACNVGYSLAQSAQGHGYMRRGLSMAKDYMFDVQNMHRLMAGYMPHNERSAGVLEHLGFVREGFAKDYLQINGKWEDHVLTALVNPNWEDRRTV; from the coding sequence ATGGAAGATTTGAGTACACCAGAGCGCATTTATAAGCATGATGGTAATCTGATTCTACGCACGGCTGAAATTGATGACGCTGGCATGATCAGCGAGTACTTTCAGGTTAACAGAGAGTACCTGAAACCTTGGGAACCGATTCGCGAAGATGCGTTCTTTGATAGAGCGAGTTGGGCGCAGCGACTGATCAAGTTAAACGAGCTTCATAAAATGGGGCTAGGCTATTACTGTTTACTGATTAACGCTGACTCTAATGAAATGTTAGGCACCATATCGTTCAGTAATTTGTCGCGTTTTCCGTTCTACGCTTGTAATGTCGGTTACTCATTGGCTCAAAGTGCACAGGGGCACGGTTACATGCGCAGAGGCTTGAGCATGGCGAAGGACTACATGTTTGATGTGCAGAACATGCACCGCTTAATGGCGGGCTACATGCCTCACAACGAACGCAGTGCGGGTGTATTAGAGCATCTTGGTTTTGTTCGAGAAGGCTTTGCCAAAGATTACCTACAGATTAACGGTAAATGGGAAGACCATGTGCTGACCGCGTTAGTTAACCCAAATTGGGAAGACAGACGCACTGTTTAG
- a CDS encoding DUF2947 domain-containing protein has protein sequence MSYTTLDEYQRKWIFTHQSMPLPAEDLEKIKPMTQARASQFWKENVSPQSPDAERLSSQDWPSKASNWNEEISWMAHWEADEPEMPEEILNFIDWQDDVTVYFCYEKYNVLETKWAIFKKHWKNFLFYDDGPILLGRRRSEALWFATNGTVKIGNRA, from the coding sequence ATGTCATACACAACTTTGGACGAATACCAAAGAAAATGGATTTTCACCCACCAGTCAATGCCGCTTCCAGCAGAGGACTTGGAAAAGATTAAGCCAATGACACAGGCAAGAGCATCTCAGTTCTGGAAAGAGAACGTGAGTCCTCAAAGCCCAGACGCAGAACGACTAAGCTCGCAAGACTGGCCAAGCAAAGCATCGAACTGGAATGAAGAGATCAGCTGGATGGCGCATTGGGAAGCGGATGAGCCTGAAATGCCAGAAGAGATCCTTAATTTTATCGATTGGCAAGATGACGTAACTGTTTATTTTTGTTACGAAAAATACAATGTTCTTGAAACCAAATGGGCGATTTTCAAGAAGCATTGGAAAAACTTTTTGTTCTACGATGATGGTCCAATTCTATTAGGTCGTCGTCGCTCTGAAGCACTTTGGTTTGCGACTAATGGTACTGTGAAAATCGGTAACCGAGCATAA
- a CDS encoding Hsp70 family protein, giving the protein MATPRFLVGIDLGTTNTVVAYCEINDDLQHAPVSLFDIDQLIGPGEVVRKPLLPSFRYHPAQGQISPSDLTMPWEPSPVEGDIKNVIVGEWARELGAKVEGRQVSSAKSWLSHQAVDRNSDILPWAGAADVDKVSPVVASASYLNHIRQAWNYRNPSNKLEDQDVVVTVPASFDETARKLTLEAAELAGLGKILLLEEPQAVCYDWYARHQQTAAKELQQIPLILVCDVGGGTTDLSLIEAKFDANSNSDMQGHNELALDRIGVGEHLMLGGDNLDLALAHLAEQRFNQNKKLNASSLTKLIQQTRAAKESLLSANAPDDVKITMLGSGSKLLGGTKSIGLTKQEVHQIALEGFFPLSEFTETPDKRRSAVVEFGLPYVADPAVSKHVAEFLTTHQQVSKAALENSDSIEFDDTKPAIPVGVLLNGGVFNSELVTERITQLLGNWNGAPITVLDNPHPDWSVALGAVAFGKARRGAQLKIGGGAARSYFLHLQEKNKMGKALCLLAKGTEEGQEIRLNSRRFSLTLGEPVRFNLLTSTHDQIAHDTAIQNGVMVNVDADLFSPLPPYISTLEGSGTAELQANQKERVEVLLACQLTEVGTLKMECVSTEDDTKRWLLEFEVRNKQGDESDNSKLHPRLDECKELISRLYSGNKKSAESKEIKTLSKDLEKRLGKRDEWDFTTLRHLFDTFSLGRKRRRRSEAHEKNWLRLAGYSLRPGFGDPTDSWRIEQIWGLYQQNIQFQNHQGWTDWWVFWRRVAGGLNQEQQETILADIAKYLHPGAMKNPKTAKDAQDNGYEAMVRLAASLEQLEVEDKVLLATWFLSKAINHNQFEQAHWWALGRLASRTPLYGSQHSVIPREQAEQWLPKLLEQNWHKEQMIAFAAVMICRKTGDRQFDISDDYRNQVIEKLKQSKVPESWLTLVSEVTELSESESKRVFGDALPSGLSLINS; this is encoded by the coding sequence ATGGCAACTCCTCGTTTTTTAGTCGGCATTGACTTAGGCACAACGAATACGGTTGTCGCTTACTGTGAAATCAACGACGACCTACAACATGCTCCCGTTTCTCTTTTCGATATTGACCAACTCATCGGCCCCGGTGAAGTGGTTCGCAAGCCTCTACTACCATCATTTCGTTACCACCCTGCACAAGGTCAAATCTCCCCTTCTGACCTGACTATGCCCTGGGAACCAAGCCCAGTTGAAGGCGATATTAAGAACGTTATCGTTGGAGAATGGGCCCGTGAATTGGGTGCTAAGGTTGAAGGCCGCCAAGTGTCGAGTGCTAAAAGCTGGTTATCACACCAAGCGGTGGATCGTAACTCCGACATTCTGCCTTGGGCAGGCGCAGCTGATGTTGATAAAGTCTCGCCAGTTGTCGCAAGTGCAAGCTACCTGAATCACATTCGCCAAGCATGGAACTACCGCAACCCAAGCAACAAACTTGAAGACCAAGATGTTGTAGTGACGGTTCCGGCTTCATTCGATGAGACAGCACGTAAGCTGACACTTGAAGCCGCAGAACTCGCAGGCTTAGGCAAGATTCTATTACTCGAAGAGCCTCAAGCGGTATGTTACGACTGGTACGCTCGTCATCAACAAACTGCTGCGAAAGAGCTTCAACAGATCCCATTGATCTTAGTGTGTGATGTCGGCGGTGGTACTACCGACTTGAGCTTAATTGAAGCCAAATTCGATGCTAATAGCAATTCGGACATGCAAGGCCACAACGAGCTAGCACTCGACCGTATTGGCGTTGGCGAACACTTGATGCTGGGTGGTGATAACCTCGATTTAGCCCTTGCTCACCTTGCTGAGCAACGCTTCAATCAAAACAAAAAGCTGAATGCCTCTAGCCTAACCAAACTGATTCAACAAACTCGCGCCGCAAAAGAGAGCCTGCTTTCTGCCAATGCACCCGATGATGTGAAAATCACTATGCTGGGCAGCGGTTCAAAGCTACTTGGCGGTACCAAGAGTATTGGTTTAACCAAACAAGAAGTTCATCAAATCGCATTGGAAGGTTTCTTCCCGCTTTCTGAGTTTACTGAAACACCAGACAAACGCCGCAGTGCCGTGGTTGAATTCGGCCTGCCTTACGTTGCCGATCCTGCGGTCAGCAAACATGTTGCAGAGTTCCTAACGACACATCAACAAGTGTCAAAAGCTGCGCTGGAAAACTCAGACTCGATTGAGTTCGATGACACTAAGCCTGCTATCCCTGTTGGTGTGCTGCTTAACGGCGGTGTGTTCAACAGTGAACTTGTCACAGAGCGTATTACTCAGCTACTAGGTAACTGGAACGGCGCTCCAATCACAGTATTAGATAACCCTCACCCAGACTGGTCTGTGGCGCTAGGCGCAGTTGCCTTTGGTAAAGCTCGTCGTGGCGCGCAACTGAAAATCGGTGGTGGTGCTGCTCGTTCGTACTTCTTGCATCTACAAGAGAAGAACAAGATGGGCAAAGCGCTTTGTCTGCTTGCCAAAGGTACTGAAGAAGGCCAAGAGATACGCTTAAACAGCCGTCGTTTCTCGCTGACTTTAGGTGAGCCAGTACGATTTAATCTACTGACTTCAACACACGATCAAATTGCTCACGACACCGCCATTCAAAACGGTGTGATGGTCAATGTGGATGCGGACTTGTTTTCTCCTCTTCCACCGTATATTTCTACATTGGAAGGCTCAGGTACTGCAGAACTTCAAGCCAACCAAAAAGAACGAGTCGAAGTTTTACTCGCTTGTCAGTTAACGGAAGTCGGCACATTGAAAATGGAGTGTGTGAGTACAGAAGATGACACCAAGCGTTGGTTGCTTGAGTTCGAAGTCAGAAACAAGCAAGGCGATGAATCCGACAACTCTAAACTTCATCCAAGATTGGATGAGTGTAAGGAGTTGATTTCTCGTCTGTACAGCGGCAACAAAAAGAGTGCTGAATCGAAAGAGATCAAAACACTATCTAAAGATCTTGAGAAGCGATTGGGTAAACGCGATGAATGGGACTTCACGACCCTTCGTCACCTGTTCGATACCTTCTCATTAGGTCGTAAGCGTCGTCGCCGCTCAGAAGCACACGAGAAGAACTGGCTACGTTTGGCTGGTTACTCGCTGCGTCCTGGCTTTGGTGATCCAACGGATTCATGGCGTATTGAGCAAATTTGGGGACTTTATCAACAGAACATTCAGTTCCAGAACCATCAAGGCTGGACAGACTGGTGGGTGTTCTGGCGTCGTGTTGCCGGTGGTTTAAACCAAGAGCAGCAAGAGACCATCTTGGCTGATATCGCGAAGTACCTTCACCCAGGTGCAATGAAAAACCCTAAAACGGCCAAAGATGCACAAGACAATGGCTATGAAGCCATGGTGCGATTGGCAGCGTCACTTGAACAACTGGAAGTGGAAGACAAGGTTCTATTAGCGACTTGGTTCTTAAGCAAAGCGATTAATCATAACCAATTTGAACAAGCGCACTGGTGGGCGCTAGGTCGATTAGCATCAAGAACACCTTTGTATGGTAGCCAACACAGCGTGATTCCTAGAGAGCAAGCTGAACAGTGGTTACCGAAACTGCTTGAACAGAACTGGCATAAAGAGCAGATGATCGCCTTCGCTGCTGTGATGATTTGTCGTAAGACCGGCGACCGTCAGTTTGATATCTCTGACGACTATCGTAATCAAGTGATTGAGAAGCTCAAGCAAAGCAAGGTGCCAGAGTCTTGGCTAACGCTAGTAAGTGAAGTTACTGAGCTTTCTGAGAGCGAGTCTAAGCGCGTGTTTGGTGACGCATTACCAAGCGGCTTAAGCCTGATCAATAGCTAG
- a CDS encoding Hsp70 family protein: protein MEHQSHSAQEHSQEHSQEHQAPKFSVGIDLGTTHCVLSFIDTTNEDARVEVMPIPQLTAPGTVETRSQLGSFLYQPHEHEMNAGSRVLPWSSEPKALVGAIARNLGSKTPIRLVASAKSWLCHGGVNRRDAFLPAGSPEEVEKVSPLKTTELYLEHLKDAWNHANPEHKLADQDVTITVPASFDPAARDLTAEAARNVGFTHLTLLEEPQAALYSWIDNSNDTWRDEVNVGDIVLVVDIGGGTTDLSLVEVTQDDGNLSLNRIAVGEHILLGGDNMDLALAYRLKMKLAQEGKELAPWQVQAMTHACRDAKEALLNDAELQSVPIVVPSRGSKLLGATLKTELTQQEVQQTLVDGFFPKVAVTEHPVQKTRGALTQMGLPYAQDAGITRHIAAFLSKQANALSGNSETAQQDFNPFANMPGMPGAEAAPAADFIKPTAILFNGGVLKSNLLADRLTDTINEWLINADEEFAKQLSGLDLDLAVASGASYYGAVRRGQGVRIRGGIASSYYVGIESAMPAIPGMAPPMEALCVAPFGMEEGSSVQVPSQEFGLVIGQPVHFQFFGSTTRREDQAGTHLDHWAPEELDELPEIQVTLPVSEGRREGEVVPVTLASRVTELGTLYLEAIATDNGQKWHVEFDVREDTNSDSNEQA, encoded by the coding sequence ATGGAACACCAAAGTCATTCAGCTCAAGAGCATTCACAAGAGCATTCACAAGAGCATCAGGCACCTAAATTCAGTGTCGGTATCGATTTAGGTACCACACACTGCGTTTTGTCTTTCATCGATACAACCAATGAAGACGCTCGCGTTGAGGTGATGCCAATCCCTCAGCTTACGGCGCCAGGTACAGTAGAAACTCGCAGCCAACTTGGCTCGTTCCTATACCAGCCGCACGAACATGAAATGAATGCGGGATCTCGCGTTCTTCCTTGGTCTTCAGAGCCGAAAGCACTAGTGGGTGCGATTGCTCGTAACCTTGGCTCTAAAACCCCTATCCGTTTGGTAGCAAGTGCAAAATCTTGGCTATGCCACGGTGGTGTAAACCGTCGCGATGCTTTCCTTCCTGCAGGCAGCCCTGAAGAAGTAGAAAAAGTATCTCCGCTTAAGACAACTGAACTGTACCTTGAGCACCTTAAAGACGCATGGAACCACGCTAACCCAGAACACAAACTGGCAGACCAAGACGTAACGATCACGGTTCCTGCTTCGTTTGATCCTGCGGCTCGTGACCTAACAGCAGAAGCTGCACGTAATGTTGGTTTCACTCACCTAACGCTTCTTGAAGAGCCACAAGCGGCTCTTTACAGCTGGATTGATAACAGCAACGACACATGGCGTGATGAAGTAAACGTTGGTGACATCGTTCTTGTTGTCGATATTGGTGGTGGTACAACCGACCTTTCGCTAGTTGAAGTAACACAAGACGACGGTAACTTAAGCCTGAATCGTATCGCTGTAGGTGAACACATCCTACTTGGCGGCGACAACATGGACTTAGCACTGGCTTACCGCCTGAAAATGAAACTGGCTCAAGAAGGCAAAGAATTGGCTCCTTGGCAGGTTCAAGCCATGACTCACGCATGTCGTGATGCGAAAGAAGCACTGCTTAACGATGCTGAACTGCAATCTGTGCCTATCGTTGTACCAAGCCGTGGTTCTAAACTACTTGGCGCGACACTGAAAACAGAACTGACTCAGCAAGAAGTACAACAAACATTAGTGGACGGCTTCTTCCCTAAAGTTGCTGTGACTGAGCACCCAGTACAAAAGACGCGTGGCGCACTGACTCAAATGGGTCTGCCTTACGCTCAAGACGCAGGGATTACTCGTCACATTGCCGCATTCCTTTCTAAGCAAGCAAACGCGCTTTCTGGAAATAGCGAAACGGCTCAGCAAGATTTCAACCCGTTTGCAAACATGCCCGGTATGCCAGGTGCAGAAGCGGCGCCAGCAGCAGACTTCATCAAACCAACAGCAATCCTGTTCAATGGTGGTGTTCTAAAATCAAACCTACTTGCTGATCGTCTTACAGATACGATCAACGAATGGCTGATCAATGCTGACGAAGAGTTCGCTAAACAACTTTCAGGTCTAGATCTGGACCTAGCGGTTGCAAGCGGTGCTTCTTACTACGGCGCAGTTCGTCGTGGCCAAGGCGTTCGTATCCGTGGCGGTATCGCTTCTTCTTACTACGTAGGAATTGAAAGCGCGATGCCAGCAATCCCAGGTATGGCTCCTCCAATGGAAGCACTGTGTGTTGCACCATTTGGTATGGAAGAAGGTTCAAGCGTTCAAGTACCTAGCCAAGAGTTCGGCCTAGTGATTGGCCAGCCGGTTCACTTCCAATTCTTCGGTTCAACGACACGCCGTGAAGATCAAGCAGGTACTCACCTTGATCACTGGGCGCCTGAAGAACTAGACGAACTTCCTGAAATTCAAGTGACACTGCCGGTTTCAGAAGGCCGTCGCGAAGGTGAAGTGGTTCCAGTTACTCTGGCTTCTCGCGTTACTGAGCTAGGTACCTTATACCTAGAAGCGATTGCTACTGATAATGGTCAGAAATGGCATGTTGAGTTTGACGTTCGTGAAGATACGAATAGCGACTCAAACGAACAAGCATAA